From one Bacteriovorax sp. BAL6_X genomic stretch:
- a CDS encoding efflux RND transporter permease subunit, whose translation MKKFIQYFIDNLLISNVLFFSVFVIAIFAWTKIPKEEMPDFESPYVRISTVFPGASAEDVEFFITKPIEEELKDVAGIEEVRSVSSTGSSSITVVMLENYPNPREVYLDIQDAALRADLANEAKLPTFHQFKSSEKAYIDIGFYLEGKRDLSVADRERLQQLVRNFETQVKTLPAVSGVDRSGYLDPENHILLSPAKIKENRISIHKVVSSLRESHIRAPIGVLEDTQQSKVTSINELIDESDFKDLLVTGNYEGEGITLDQIATFRKSYEKTNSIYKINGHEGIMLNLKKSHNVDILEANKATVAFIEKYKKGQLNDLKIVTLDDESYDVKNRLAIVASNGLLGFALIVLVLFLFLDFKSGVWVSMGIPFTLCFTLICMLIFDYTINNMTLAAIIIVMGIVVDDAIIVAENIGRITEDHKGTLKELMDKVTTNAASLLMPITSAIATTCVAFLPLLFFGGWFGKFVYVLPFIITMMLVASLLESFTVLPAHVFQRKPKKKHNDEISWFRKYEDIYARVLAKALNYRALIIVIFIASTAFSGYLFKTKLKFVMFPREESKELSLSVYTKKGTSKDEMNEYLKPIEDILLSQTKELSIVGFRSNIGQSRRGGAVNYNRANINIEILPADERKLSANQIIDILKNKMKDLPNIEQVRFFKSRWGSGSGSTIEIQIQENDDKIRAEIADLLAQHQKNNKTLKNVEIERPINTKEYNFKINQNEILRFGLTPSDVTTSLRTFVQGTVLYTLKSTDEEVEVRLTVAKNYKVDIERLKQLRIDNGTGGYVPISRFITIEEVIKPSNIERVNYKRTTMVYSDIEESSGVTPLEVADHYENEVFPDILKKYPSSIINFVGEIEETRESTGDFMMAGFLVIALIYMILTIQFKSLSAPLIIMTIIPIGVSGVIYILMAHNMEIFGFFAVIGALGMIGVVVNDSIVLIDKLIKDTKFTTDKNELFKQIGQISSTRLRAIILTTLTTVIGVLPTAYGFAGYDSMLSEMMLTMGWGLAISTVITLFLTPAIFSLLSKFLVTENKPKKEVFLDNGQTIN comes from the coding sequence ATGAAAAAATTTATACAATACTTTATCGATAATCTCCTAATTTCTAATGTTCTATTCTTCAGTGTCTTTGTCATCGCAATCTTTGCATGGACAAAAATCCCAAAAGAAGAAATGCCTGACTTCGAATCTCCTTATGTTCGAATCTCGACAGTCTTTCCTGGTGCCAGTGCCGAGGATGTTGAGTTCTTTATTACTAAGCCAATTGAAGAAGAATTAAAAGATGTTGCAGGTATTGAAGAGGTTCGCTCTGTTTCTTCAACAGGTTCGAGTTCAATTACCGTTGTTATGCTTGAAAATTACCCTAACCCAAGAGAGGTCTATTTAGATATTCAGGATGCAGCACTTCGTGCAGACCTTGCCAACGAAGCGAAGCTACCAACTTTTCACCAGTTCAAATCATCTGAGAAAGCATATATTGATATTGGCTTCTATCTAGAAGGAAAAAGAGACTTATCTGTAGCGGATCGCGAACGTCTACAACAACTAGTTCGTAACTTTGAAACCCAAGTAAAAACCTTACCAGCCGTTTCAGGTGTTGATCGAAGTGGTTACCTTGACCCTGAAAACCATATTCTTCTGAGTCCTGCAAAAATCAAAGAGAATAGAATTTCTATTCATAAAGTTGTTTCAAGCCTAAGAGAAAGTCATATTAGGGCCCCTATTGGTGTTCTTGAAGATACTCAACAGTCGAAAGTTACTTCTATCAATGAACTAATTGATGAGAGCGACTTTAAGGACCTTCTTGTAACAGGAAATTATGAAGGAGAAGGTATTACGCTCGATCAAATTGCCACCTTTAGAAAGTCTTATGAAAAAACAAATAGCATCTATAAAATCAATGGCCATGAAGGAATCATGCTTAACTTAAAGAAGAGTCATAACGTTGATATTCTTGAAGCAAATAAGGCCACTGTTGCCTTTATTGAAAAATATAAGAAGGGTCAACTCAATGATCTAAAAATCGTGACTCTAGATGATGAATCCTATGATGTTAAGAATAGACTCGCTATTGTTGCAAGTAACGGGTTATTAGGGTTTGCACTTATCGTGCTTGTTCTCTTTTTATTCCTCGACTTTAAATCGGGAGTCTGGGTAAGTATGGGGATACCTTTTACGCTTTGTTTTACCCTGATCTGTATGCTCATTTTTGATTACACTATTAATAATATGACCCTAGCTGCTATTATTATAGTGATGGGGATTGTTGTCGATGATGCCATTATTGTTGCAGAAAATATTGGCCGAATCACAGAAGATCACAAAGGTACTCTAAAAGAGTTAATGGATAAGGTAACAACAAATGCTGCAAGTCTTTTAATGCCAATTACAAGTGCTATTGCGACAACATGTGTGGCCTTTCTCCCACTTCTCTTCTTTGGTGGTTGGTTTGGTAAATTTGTCTACGTCTTACCATTTATTATCACCATGATGCTTGTGGCCTCCCTACTAGAGTCCTTTACAGTTCTTCCTGCTCACGTTTTTCAAAGAAAACCTAAGAAAAAACATAATGATGAAATAAGTTGGTTTAGAAAGTACGAAGACATCTATGCTAGAGTTCTAGCAAAGGCACTAAACTACCGTGCTCTAATTATAGTAATCTTCATAGCCTCGACAGCGTTTTCAGGCTATCTCTTCAAAACTAAACTAAAGTTTGTCATGTTTCCAAGAGAAGAAAGTAAAGAGCTAAGTTTAAGTGTTTACACAAAGAAAGGAACATCTAAAGATGAAATGAATGAATACCTAAAACCAATCGAAGATATTCTTCTTTCCCAAACGAAGGAATTAAGCATAGTGGGCTTCCGCTCAAATATTGGACAATCGAGACGCGGTGGTGCCGTTAATTACAACCGTGCCAATATCAATATTGAAATCCTACCAGCAGATGAAAGAAAGTTATCGGCCAACCAGATAATCGATATTTTAAAAAATAAAATGAAAGATCTGCCAAATATTGAGCAAGTACGCTTCTTTAAATCACGCTGGGGAAGTGGATCAGGATCAACTATTGAAATTCAAATACAAGAAAATGATGACAAGATTAGGGCCGAGATCGCAGACCTTCTTGCGCAACACCAAAAGAATAATAAAACTCTAAAGAATGTAGAAATTGAAAGGCCGATAAATACAAAAGAATATAATTTTAAAATCAATCAAAATGAGATTTTGAGATTTGGACTTACTCCAAGTGATGTTACCACTTCCCTTCGTACTTTCGTTCAAGGAACAGTTCTCTATACTCTTAAGAGTACGGATGAAGAGGTTGAAGTTAGACTTACTGTGGCCAAGAACTACAAAGTTGATATAGAGAGATTAAAACAACTTAGAATTGACAATGGTACTGGTGGATATGTACCGATTTCGCGCTTTATTACAATTGAAGAAGTAATTAAACCATCTAATATTGAGCGCGTGAATTATAAGCGAACAACAATGGTCTATTCTGATATTGAAGAAAGCTCAGGCGTTACTCCTCTAGAAGTGGCTGATCATTATGAGAACGAGGTTTTTCCAGATATCTTAAAGAAGTATCCTTCATCAATTATTAACTTTGTTGGTGAAATTGAAGAGACTAGAGAATCAACAGGTGATTTTATGATGGCCGGTTTCCTCGTTATCGCTCTTATCTATATGATTTTAACAATTCAGTTTAAGTCCCTGTCCGCACCTCTAATTATTATGACAATTATACCAATTGGCGTTTCAGGAGTTATCTATATTCTCATGGCCCATAATATGGAAATCTTTGGTTTCTTTGCAGTTATTGGTGCTCTAGGAATGATTGGGGTTGTCGTTAACGACTCGATTGTCCTCATCGATAAACTCATCAAAGATACAAAATTTACCACTGATAAGAACGAGCTGTTTAAGCAAATTGGTCAAATCTCGTCAACGAGACTTAGGGCCATTATCCTAACAACTCTAACAACTGTTATTGGAGTTCTGCCAACGGCCTACGGTTTTGCTGGTTATGATTCAATGTTATCAGAGATGATGTTAACGATGGGTTGGGGCCTAGCGATCTCAACAGTTATCACATTATTCTTAACACCTGCAATCTTCTCATTACTTTCGAAATTTCTAGTGACAGAGAACAAACCGAAGAAGGAAGTATTTTTAGACAATGGCCAAACAATAAATTGA
- a CDS encoding DUF6607 family protein, with the protein MKFLVLLALALPAFAGLTIDKSKDIQEIKKMTGCYAIKFQSAETFAYSNDYDFYDRYASGALEWIFVDSENEDMVNLQHILVTPHAIVKHWRQQWDWEATNALDYRGFSNWDNKAVKNPQGNWVQRVYQVDDSPRYECSAPWIHTDKTSYWECTANAPLPRREFSKRSDYNVLRRTNRHEQTSYGHVHDQDNIKLDMLENGMELKLAMEKSYNTYEKVADSRCQPAIDWWKSHKYFWRDVVKVWDKELYSEDSVKIDFKKTGAPLWARLFELDDQMSSRPAYDSKESTQKIKTIIQNHILR; encoded by the coding sequence ATGAAATTTCTAGTACTTCTTGCGCTTGCTCTTCCAGCATTTGCAGGATTAACAATCGACAAGAGTAAAGATATCCAAGAGATCAAAAAGATGACTGGATGCTATGCAATTAAATTTCAATCAGCTGAAACATTTGCTTATAGCAATGATTACGATTTTTACGATCGTTACGCTTCAGGTGCGCTAGAGTGGATCTTCGTTGATTCTGAAAATGAAGATATGGTTAACTTACAACATATCTTAGTTACTCCACATGCTATCGTTAAGCACTGGAGACAGCAGTGGGACTGGGAAGCGACAAATGCACTAGACTATAGAGGATTTAGTAATTGGGATAATAAGGCCGTAAAGAACCCACAAGGAAATTGGGTCCAAAGAGTTTATCAAGTTGATGACTCTCCAAGATATGAGTGTTCTGCTCCTTGGATTCATACAGACAAGACTTCTTACTGGGAGTGTACAGCAAACGCTCCTCTTCCAAGAAGAGAATTCTCTAAGCGAAGTGACTACAATGTTCTTAGAAGAACGAATCGCCATGAGCAAACTTCTTACGGGCATGTTCACGATCAAGACAATATCAAATTAGATATGCTTGAGAATGGGATGGAGCTTAAGTTAGCAATGGAAAAAAGTTATAACACTTATGAGAAAGTTGCAGACAGTCGTTGTCAGCCAGCAATTGACTGGTGGAAATCACACAAGTACTTTTGGCGTGATGTTGTAAAAGTTTGGGATAAGGAACTTTACTCAGAAGACTCAGTGAAGATTGACTTTAAGAAGACAGGTGCGCCTCTATGGGCAAGACTATTTGAGTTGGATGATCAAATGAGTTCAAGACCTGCTTACGACTCAAAAGAGTCGACTCAAAAAATAAAAACAATTATCCAAAACCACATTCTAAGATAG
- a CDS encoding DUF333 domain-containing protein, with the protein MKIVLISLIPLITFAVERDFQVMKIFKKGEFREVKIYKGRNNSLMNKECLSSNLCLNAKVAPREGSGLTGHPGSKACKEFKNSQYKILKDKDNNQYGFCLFSDGSLKSAWSLIHD; encoded by the coding sequence GTGAAAATAGTATTGATCTCTCTAATACCACTCATTACATTCGCTGTTGAAAGAGACTTTCAGGTAATGAAAATTTTTAAGAAGGGCGAATTTAGAGAAGTGAAAATTTATAAGGGAAGGAATAACTCTCTAATGAATAAAGAATGTTTAAGTTCTAATTTATGCCTCAATGCGAAGGTTGCGCCTAGGGAAGGAAGTGGGCTTACTGGACATCCTGGATCAAAGGCCTGCAAGGAATTTAAAAATAGTCAGTATAAGATTTTAAAAGATAAGGATAATAATCAGTATGGCTTTTGCCTTTTTTCTGATGGAAGCTTAAAGAGTGCTTGGAGTTTAATCCATGATTAA
- the msrA gene encoding peptide-methionine (S)-S-oxide reductase MsrA, with translation MKFVLLTILVAFCPRIHAAKVTAIFGGGCFWCMEAPFEKLKGVESVVSGYTGGTNENPNYMEVSSGSSGHVEVVQITYDDSLVSYEELLEVYWQNIDPTDSGGQFSDRGSQYRSVIFYESEKQKEIAQNSKNNLEACKKYDKPIVTSIEKAHKFFPAEDSHQDYYKKNPIRYNVYKELSGRAGHIRDAASKPLKCEKKKTKDKVMYKKPDLKELKEKLSPLEFEVTQNDATERPFANKYWDHKEEGIYVDVVTGEPLFSSLDKYDSGSGWPAFTKPIDQKVVSTKQDNKLLMTRTEVRSSSGDSHLGHVFDDGPGPEGKRYCINSAAMRFIAKADLEKEGYGQYLVLFK, from the coding sequence ATGAAGTTTGTTCTCTTAACTATATTAGTCGCTTTTTGCCCTCGGATACATGCGGCCAAGGTAACAGCAATATTCGGTGGAGGCTGTTTTTGGTGTATGGAAGCGCCATTTGAGAAGCTTAAAGGTGTAGAATCTGTCGTTTCTGGCTATACGGGGGGGACAAATGAGAACCCCAACTATATGGAGGTTTCTAGTGGTAGTAGTGGTCATGTTGAAGTCGTTCAGATTACCTATGATGATTCCCTTGTTAGCTATGAAGAGTTACTTGAAGTATATTGGCAAAATATTGATCCGACTGATAGTGGTGGACAGTTCTCCGATCGTGGTAGTCAGTATCGAAGTGTTATATTCTATGAAAGTGAGAAGCAGAAAGAAATTGCCCAAAACTCCAAAAACAATCTTGAGGCCTGTAAGAAGTATGACAAACCAATTGTTACGTCCATTGAAAAGGCCCATAAATTCTTTCCAGCAGAAGATTCTCATCAGGACTACTATAAGAAGAATCCGATACGTTATAATGTTTATAAAGAATTATCTGGAAGAGCGGGCCATATTCGGGATGCCGCTTCAAAGCCACTAAAATGTGAGAAGAAAAAAACAAAGGATAAAGTTATGTATAAGAAACCAGATCTAAAAGAATTAAAAGAGAAGTTATCTCCACTCGAATTTGAAGTAACTCAAAACGATGCAACAGAGAGGCCCTTTGCTAACAAGTACTGGGATCATAAGGAGGAGGGGATTTATGTTGATGTTGTAACTGGAGAACCTCTTTTTAGCTCTCTTGATAAATATGACTCAGGATCTGGCTGGCCAGCATTCACGAAACCAATTGATCAAAAAGTTGTTAGCACTAAGCAAGACAATAAACTACTTATGACTAGAACGGAGGTGCGCTCTTCAAGTGGAGACTCTCATCTGGGTCATGTATTTGATGATGGCCCAGGACCAGAAGGTAAACGCTATTGTATTAATTCTGCCGCTATGCGCTTTATTGCAAAGGCCGATCTAGAGAAAGAAGGCTATGGCCAGTACTTGGTATTATTTAAGTGA